A region of the Mus caroli chromosome 7, CAROLI_EIJ_v1.1, whole genome shotgun sequence genome:
ATATTCACTAAGGATCATAAACACTTACCTTGTGTTGACTGTAAAAACAAGGACTGATGAATAATACAGGAAATAGATGAGGCTTTAAAAGATTCTTGAGGAACAGGCAATTGTTCAGCCTATAAATTCATGAATGAACCAGACACCTAATTTCAGGGCAGGCATGCCGTCACCCCTTGGATAAAGCCCTTCGTGTGCCAAGACAGACAACAGCCTCCAACATGAGCGACAGTCTCCCAGTCACTCTCTTCCTGACTGGGATCCCAGGGCTGGAGTTCGCCCACCTCTGGATTGCCATCCCCTTCTGTGTCATGTATGTAGTAGCTCTGCTTGGGAATGCTGCCCTCATCCTTATCATTGGGACAGAGAGTGTGCTTCACACACCCATGtacctcttcctctgccttctctcactCACTGACCTGGCTCTCAGCTCCACCACTGTACCTAAAATGTTGGCCATTCTATGGCTCCATGCTAATGAGATTTCCTTTGGTGGATGCCTCGCCCAGATGTTTTGTGTCCACTCTATCTATGCTCTTGAGTCCTCGGTTCTCCTTGCCATGGCCTTTGATCGATATGTAGCTATCTGCAACCCACTGAGATATACAACCATCCTCAACCATACTGTCATAGCTCAAATTATCTTTGCTGGGATAGTCCGTAGTGTGGCTATTGTCTCCCCTTTCATCTTTTTGCTGAGGCGACTGCCCTACTGTGGTCACCGTGTCATGACTCACACATACTGTGAGCATATGGGCATTGCTAGGCTTGCCTGTGCCAATATTACTGTTAACATTGTCTATGGGTTGACTGTGGCTCTGCTGGCCATGGGCCTGGATTCCATCCTCATTGCCATCTCCTATGGCTTCATTCTCCGGGCTGTCTTCCGTCTTCCATCCCGTGATGCTCAACACAAGGCTCTGAGTACCTGTGGATCTCACCTTGGTGTCATTCTGGTTTTCTATATacctgctttctt
Encoded here:
- the LOC110298874 gene encoding olfactory receptor 52D1, with protein sequence MSDSLPVTLFLTGIPGLEFAHLWIAIPFCVMYVVALLGNAALILIIGTESVLHTPMYLFLCLLSLTDLALSSTTVPKMLAILWLHANEISFGGCLAQMFCVHSIYALESSVLLAMAFDRYVAICNPLRYTTILNHTVIAQIIFAGIVRSVAIVSPFIFLLRRLPYCGHRVMTHTYCEHMGIARLACANITVNIVYGLTVALLAMGLDSILIAISYGFILRAVFRLPSRDAQHKALSTCGSHLGVILVFYIPAFFSFLTHRFGHNRVPKHVHIFLANLYVLVPPVLNPIIYGARTKEIRSRLLKLLHLGKDLV